In a genomic window of Chrysemys picta bellii isolate R12L10 chromosome 1, ASM1138683v2, whole genome shotgun sequence:
- the ATP6V1E1 gene encoding V-type proton ATPase subunit E 1, whose translation MALSDADVQKQIKHMMAFIEQEANEKAEEIDAKAEEEFNIEKGRLVQTQRLKIMEYYEKKEKQIEQQKKIQMSNLMNQARLKVLKARDDLIADLLAEAKQRLAKVVKDGARYQTLLDGLVLQGFYQLLEPRLNVRCRKQDLSMVKAAVQKSIPIYKAATKKDIDVHIDQQTFLPEDIAGGVEIYNSDGKIKVSNTLESRLDLIAQQMMPEIRGALFGANANRKFLD comes from the exons ATCAAGCATATGATGGCTTTCATCGAGCAGGAAGCCAATGAAAAGGCTGAAGAAATAGATGCCAAG GCAGAAGAAGAGTTCAACATTGAGAAGGGTCGCCTGGTGCAGACACAGAGACTGAAAATCATGGAGTACtatgaaaagaaggaaaaacaaattgaACAACAGAAGAAAAT TCAGATGTCCAACCTGATGAATCAGGCAAGATTGAAGGTCCTCAAGGCAAGAGACGACCTTATTGCA GATTTGCTGGCTGAGGCCAAGCAGAGACTTGCCAAGGTGGTGAAGGATGGTGCCAGGTACCAGACATTGCTGGATGGACTGGTTCTACAG GGTTTCTACCAGCTGCTTGAGCCCAGACTGAATGTCCGTTGCCGGAAACAGGATCTCTCTATGGTTAAG GCTGCTGTACAGAAGAGCATCCCCATCTACAAAGCTGCTACCAAAAAAGACATTGATGTTCACATTGACCAGCAGACATTCCTGCCAGAAGATAT TGCTGGAGGTGTTGAGATCTATAACAGTGATGGTAAAATCAAGGTTTCCAATACCCTGGAAAGCCGGCTGGATCTCATAGCCCAACAG ATGATGCCAGAAATCCGAGGGGCACTCTTTGGTGCCAATGCCAACAGGAAGTTTTTGGACTAA